The DNA segment TGCCGTGAGCACGCTGGCCTTTCCCGAACTTCAGGTAGCGTCAGCAAACACAGACGCCAGCAAACACAGATGGGGAGAGGGGTGGGCACAGATGCACTCTTTGCACTCGCGTTGGGTTGGCAGCACCATTTACTCTACTTTACGATTGAATTCACGGAACGCCGACCAACCGGCATCTGCATTTAGTCAGTGCTGTGCGCATCTTGGCTCGTTAAACATCTTGTGCGGGGTGACATCTTCCATCAATCTTGAGGGCGCCCGGGTTGAGCTGCCGCAAAGTGGGTATTTCCTTACGCGAGTGGAAAAATTTACGACCAGTGCGAAGGCTGCGGCCGATCGTTACGCCGCTACCAAAGACGACCTCCCGAGTGGACTGCCCCCGAGGGGGACGAAATATGGTCAAGCGCGTCTTCAAGCATTGCGGATAATTATTGGGCACTTTGCATGCGAGCAAAACGGTTTGCCACGGTGGTCCGGCACAtcttttcccccccccccccccccccgacctGACACCCGCGGGCGGGCGTGGGGAGGATCTTTAACCTGACTAGGTAGCGAATCCAAAGCAAACCTCCCAGAAGAAGCTTGTAGAAAGCTGGAACGACGCTTCATGGCGACATCTTTATCCGGCGAAGGGTGTAAGGTCAATGGGgtaggttggttggttggttggtttcggTGGAAAATCGGAGCTGAAGGACAAACGCGTTTGCGAAGAATGGGACAACAAAACATCAAGCAGATCATCCACTGAAGTGcaacacttcttcttcttccctctcCGGCACAAGGTGTAATAATCGAGCAAATTAGGGTCGTATAATGTGCAGTTGACGGACTTCCCAGGGTGCGGGTATTAAACCTGCCAAGACCCGACGGGGAATGAAGATGGGCGCCAATGGGCACCTTGTGCGCCAACGAGGTGCTTAATAAAAGTGATGATGATCATTTACAATGAAGAAGGAGCAGAATTGCATCTCAGGTTTGCATCTCGATAATTCGATACGATCGACCAAACACCCTCGGGAAGGAAGACCAGGAATAAAAAAGACACATGGTAaggtttgtattttttttttgtaaaatagtGTACTGGTTTTTTCATTGGGCTATCATTGAAAAAACACAGCTCAGGTCACAGCTTTTATTGGGTgaaggtggtggtgtactGTTGCTCGCAGAATGTTTCATTAACCTTAACAAGCTAATAACAGAGAAGTGTTTGGGAAATAGAGCGCGAGACAGAAGGAAAagtagagcgagagagagagagagatcctTTGCTTAGTTTCCCTCCTTACAGGCGCGGGATATGGGGAGCTTCCGGCTGGAAACCGTTCTCGTCGGCGACGTAGTTCACGGTGTAGACCTGTCCATCGGGGCCGGTGTACGAGTACGAGCCGCGGACGACCAGGGCGGCCACATCGTCTCCGAAGTTCTTCAGCTCGGCCGTCTCGGCGCGGTTAATGTTGTTGCTGGTTTCGTACCTGCGATGGAAAGCACAACGGAAGGTGAGCgacacagcaacacaaacacgaacCAATCACTCGAGAACCAATGCACCAGCGATGATCACTGTCACTGTAATGCACTGCGTGAAAGACACTCACTGGAAGTTGTATCCATCGACACCCAGGTTATCGTTCTCGTACTTCAGCACCTGAGCGTCCCGCTCGTCGGCGGGTGCGGCAAGAGCGACGGCCAGAACGGCGGCAAACACGACGGCGAATTTCATGGTGGAAGGAGGGTTTTTTTGCACTATTTACTGCAGGGCGGTAACGAAATACAGTGACTTGCTGGCGCTACGTTAGACAACTGACAGCAGTGTGGCGGTTTGCGTTTCTATTTAT comes from the Anopheles coluzzii chromosome 2, AcolN3, whole genome shotgun sequence genome and includes:
- the LOC120952805 gene encoding flexible cuticle protein 12-like, coding for MKFAVVFAAVLAVALAAPADERDAQVLKYENDNLGVDGYNFQYETSNNINRAETAELKNFGDDVAALVVRGSYSYTGPDGQVYTVNYVADENGFQPEAPHIPRL